Proteins co-encoded in one Arachis hypogaea cultivar Tifrunner chromosome 13, arahy.Tifrunner.gnm2.J5K5, whole genome shotgun sequence genomic window:
- the LOC112792466 gene encoding uncharacterized protein has product MIFGLGTVGLSVAQGAKLRGASRIIGVDKNPYKCEKAKAFGFTEVVDASSYQEPIAQTGILPPFVPFAQAFAAVLTAVLTGSLYYVAASPKDPTYVVAPVLQSRSGCQDLKKLFEAWYEKRQMKKIYSPLLEGLLALYLGFEWIQTNNILAPIITHGIYSTVILGHGLWKIHDHRRRLRQRIQQLKSEERYSK; this is encoded by the exons ATGATATTTGGTCTCGGAACTGTTGGCCTTTCT gTTGCACAAGGTGCAAAACTAAGGGGAGCATCTCGAATAATTGGCGTGGATAAGAATCCATATAAGTGTGAAAAAG CAAAAGCTTTTGGATTTACAGAAGTTGTTGACGCGAGTTCCTACCAAGAACCTATTGCTCAA ACAGGGATATTGCCTCCGTTTGTACCTTTTGCGCAAGCATTTGCAGCTGTACTCACAGCTGTTCTTACTGGTTCTCTCTATTATGTGGCTGCCTCGCCCAAAG ATCCCACTTATGTTGTGGCACCTGTTTTGCAATCTCGCTCGGGCTGTCAAGATTTGAAAAAGCTGTTTGAAG CATGGTATGAGAAGCgccaaatgaaaaagatatattcCCCTCTTCTTGAAGGACTTCTTGCCCTCTACTTGGGTTTTGAATGGATTCAA ACAAATAACATTCTAGCTCCCATTATCACACATGGCATATACTCAACGGTTATATTGGGACATGGCCTTTGGAAAATTCATGACCACCGGCGTAGACTACGGCAAAGAATCCAACAGCTCAAATCAGAAGAAAGATATTCCAAGTAG
- the LOC112792468 gene encoding phosphoribosylaminoimidazole-succinocarboxamide synthase, chloroplastic-like — MSESMFMAAALNPPKTPFKINLTPVLPPPPTSSALTFKPNNNFPTLSAAAQPQQQEHAALLDTLRNSTRKNQVLQSIRTTSPFNCLSETNLHHTVLALTSKTRGKVRDIYDSGEYLVLVTTDRHSAFDRILASIPFKGQVLNQTSLWWFERTQHITANAVVSTPDPNVTIAKKCSVFPVEFVGEYFVNWYFGLVNDGIRMRLALDLILRPHNLMLRNVIESATRNYNKYKQDESNKN; from the exons ATGAGTGAATCCATGTTTATGGCTGCTGCGTTAAACCCTCCCAAAACCCCCTTCAAAATCAACCTCACACCCGTTCTTCCGCCTCCCCCAACCTCCTCCGCACTCACTTTCAAACCAAACAACAACTTCCCCACACTCTCCGCCGCCGCACAACCACAACAACAAGAACACGCCGCTCTGCTCGACACTCTTCGCAACAGCACACGCAAGAACCAAGTGCTCCAATCCATCAGAACCACCTCCCCCTTCAACTGCCTCTCCGAAACAAATCTTCACCATACGGTTCTCGCCCTCACCTCCAAAACCAGGGGAAAG GTTAGAGACATATATGATAGTGGAGAGTACCTTGTTTTGGTTACTACTGATCGCCATAGTGCATTTGATAGAATCCTTGCTTCAATTCCCTTCAAGGGACAG GTTCTTAACCAGACAAGCTTGTGGTGGTTTGAGAGAACCCAGCATATAACTGCTAATGCCGTTGTGTCCACTCCTGATCCTAATGTTACCATAGCAAAGAAATGTTCTGTTTTCCCTGTTGAGTTTGTTGGTGAGTATTTTGTTAATTGGTATTTCGGATTG gTTAATGATGGTATAAGGATGCGACTTGCGTTGGATTTGATTCTAAGGCCCCACAACTTGATGCTGCGTAATGTCATTGAATCTGCtactaggaattacaataagtaTAAACAAGATGagtcaaacaaaaattaa
- the LOC112792472 gene encoding probable potassium transporter 17, whose product MSNGVVLNLHFAATPPSSQGKEKEIRETLLLAYRTLGVVFGGLVTSPLYVYPSMPLNSPTEDDYLGIYSIMFWTLTLVALVKYATIAIHADDHGEGGTFALYSLLCRRLNIGILPSNQVYSNSSTYSRIERGVEAQSWLAKLFERSIVARRVLLFLAMLGTCMIIGDGILTPAISVLSAMDGLRAPFPSVSKSLVEALSAIVLVVLFLLQKFGTSRVSFLFSPIMGAWTFCTPLVGIYSIIHHYPSIFKAISPHYIFHFFWRNGKAGWLLLGGTVLCITGSEAMFADLGHFNQRSIQIAFLFTIYPSLVLTYAGQTAYLIKNPNDHDDGFYKFIPTSVYWPIFIISTSAAVVASQSLISATFSIIKQSVVLDYFPRVKVVHTSHSKEGEVYSPEVNYILMVLCVAVILIFGDGKDIGNAFGVVVSLVMLITTILLTLVMIMIWRTPVVLVTLYFVVFFIMEGVYVSAVFTKFSEGGWIPFAISFVLAFIMFGWFYGRQRKIEYEITQKISFHRLEELLADPSVQRVPGICFFYTNIQDGLTPILGHYIKNMKSLHKVTIFTTLRYLLVPKVDPHERIVIKKSNLEGVYGCVIQYGYADALHFEDDFVSQVIGSLILHIKNCSGNAEPDSQEIEQEVSSLEEARCAGVVHVRGKTRFYIGLNCGWFDKIMLGFYEFMHSNCRSGLPALRVPLQQRIEVGMLYEA is encoded by the exons ATGTCAAACGGCGTCGTACTCAACCTCCACTTCGCCGCCACTCCTCCTTCTTCTCAGGGGAAGGAGAAGGAGATAAGGGAGACACTCTTGCTGGCTTACAGGACCCTGGGAGTCGTCTTTGGAGGCCTCGTGACGTCACCGCTTTATGTTTATCCTTCAATGCCGTTGAACTCTCCAACCGAAGATGACTATCTCGGCATATACAGTATCATGTTCTGGACTCTCACTCTCGTTGCGCTTGTCAAGTACGCCACCATAGCCATCCATGCTGATGATCACGGTGAAG GTGGAACTTTTGCCTTGTATTCATTACTTTGCAGACGATTGAATATTGGAATCCTTCCATCTAATCAGGTATATTCTAATTCAAGTACTTATTCACGCATAGAAAGGGGTGTTGAAGCACAATCTTGGCTTGCCAAATTGTTTGAAAGAAGCATAGTTGCTCGACGAGTTTTGCTCTTTCTTGCTATGCTAGGAACTTGCATGATTATCGGTGATGGCATACTTACACCTGCAATTTCAG TGTTATCAGCAATGGATGGACTAAGAGCACCTTTTCCCTCAGTAAGCAAAT CACTTGTGGAAGCACTCTCTGCAATTGTCTtggttgttttgtttttattgcaaAAATTTGGCACATCACGCGTGAGTTTCCTCTTTTCCCCAATAATGGGTGCATGGACCTTTTGTACCCCACTTGTAGGAATTTACAGCATCATACACCATTATCCTAGTATTTTCAAGGCTATATCTCCTCACTATATTTTCCATTTCTTTTGGAGAAATGGAAAAGCTGGCTGGCTTTTACTTGGTGGTACTGTCCTCTGCATTACAG GTTCTGAGGCAATGTTTGCTGATCTTGGTCATTTCAATCAGAGGTCTATTCAG ATAGCTTTTCTATTCACAATCTACCCATCTTTAGTCCTCACTTATGCGGGACAGACAGCATACTTGATCAAGAATCCCAATGACCATGATGATGGATTCTACAAATTTATACCAACTTCAGTGTACTGgcctatttttattatttctacaTCAGCTGCAGTTGTTGCTAGCCAGTCATTAATCTCAGCTACATTTTCCATCATCAAGCAATCTGTGGTACTGGATTATTTTCCTCGAGTAAAGGTTGTACACACATCTCACAGTAAAGAAGGAGAGGTATACTCTCCTGAAGTGAACTACATCCTGATGGTCCTTTGTGTTGCTGTAATACTCATTTTTGGAGATGGAAAAGATATTGGAAATGCTTTTG GTGTCGTTGTGAGCCTAGTAATGCTTATCACCACTATATTACTTACATTAGTCATGATCATGATATGGAGAACCCCAGTTGTGCTGGTTACCCTTTACTTTGTTGTGTTTTTCATCATGGAAGGGGTTTACGTCAGTGCCGTTTTCACTAAATTTTCTGAAGGTGGATGGATTCCTTTTGCCATATCATTTGTCCTTGCATTCATCATGTTCGGTTGGTTTTATGGTAGACAAAGAAAAATCGAGTATGAGATAACCCAGAAGATAAGCTTTCATAGACTTGAAGAACTTTTAGCTGACCCTAGTGTTCAAAGGGTTCCTGGAATATGCTTCTTTTATACTAACATTCAAGATGGGTTGACTCCTATTCTTGGCCATTACATTAAGAACATGAAATCCCTTCATAAGGTCACCATATTCACAACTCTCAGATATTTATTAGTCCCTAAGGTTGATCCACATGAGAGGATTGTAATCAAGAAATCAAATCTCGAAGGGGTGTATGGTTGTGTAATCCAATATGGCTATGCAGATGCTCTACATTTTGAAGATGATTTTGTAAGTCAAGTTATTGGTAGTTTGATACTACATATAAAAAACTGCTCTGGTAATGCTGAACCTGATTCTCAAGAGATTGAGCAAGAAGTTTCCAGTTTAGAAGAAGCAAGATGTGCCGGGGTTGTTCATGTTCGCGGAAAGACTAGATTCTACATTGGCCTGAACTGTGGTTGGTTTGATAAAATCATGCTTGGTTTCTATGAATTCATGCACAGCAACTGTAGATCCGGTTTGCCTGCGCTTCGGGTTCCATTACAGCAAAGGATTGAAGTTGGAATGCTATACGAGGCTTGA
- the LOC112792471 gene encoding sodium/hydrogen exchanger 8 — MAAVTASVIAYKLMEEPQPFSLADVAAAAVAAADASSPSPPSSSSSGNFAETGNPSDAVVFFGISMVLGIACRHLLRGTRVPYTVALLIIGIALGSIEYGTHHRLGKIGDGIRIWAEINPELLLAVFLPALLFESSFSMEVHQIKRCIAQMILLAGPGVVISTFCLGAVLKLTFPYNWSWKTSLLLGGLLSATDPVAVVALLKELGASKKLSTIIEGESLMNDGTAIVVYTLFYRMVLGSTYNWVDVIKFLVQVSFGAVGIGVAFGIASVLWLGFIFNDTVIEISLTLAVSYIAYFTAQEGADLSGVLTVMSLGMFYSAFARTAFKGESQQSLHIFWEMVAYIANTLIFILSGVVIAEGVLGDDNVFHHGTSWTHLLLLYVYVQVSRCIVVGALFPLLRYFGYGLDWKEASILIWSGLRGAVALSLSLSVKRSSGRSLELTPETGTLFVFFTGGIVFLTLIVNGSTTQFVLHYLDMDKLTAAKKRILDFTKYEMLNKALEAFGELGDDEELGPADWATVKRYISCLNNIEGERVHPHGTSESDTNLDAMNLKDIRVRLLNGVQAAYWEMLDEGRISQTTANILMLSVEEAIDLASHEPLCDWKGLKTNVHFPNYYKFLQSSMLPPKLVTYFTVERLESACNICAAFLRAHRVARQQLHDFIGESDVASAVINESIAEGEEARKFLEDVRITYPQVLGVVKTRQATYVVLNHLIEYVQDLEKAGILEEKEMLHLHDAVQTDLKKLLRNPPLVKLPKITSMHPMLGALPSPVRESLISGTREMMKLRGLTLYKEGSRSNGIWLISNGVVKWESKVIRNKHSFNPTFSHGITLGLYEVLTGRQYICDVLTDSVVFCVFIEADKIVSCLGSDPSVEDFLWQESAIFLSKVLLPQIFEKMSMQELRAMIAERSQMTIYIRGETIEIPNHSVAFLLEGYVKTQARQELVTAPAVLLSSQGNLSFHSLSSSGIRESSFSHQGSSYLVEARARVIIFDIAAFEADSPPARRSNSLLSHSMEHPHRTLRSREHSGLMSWPENFYKQKPHRHNSEGNGRQITNLSARAMQLSIYGSMVELRIPGRSRSSTSNQTKPALSLSYPSIVPQQGRPLLSVKSESAVTAKKGREVSDLAQQNAPNQPLQNTESRVQHHGDYSSDDDSVVEEDLLVRIDSPSTLSFPHS; from the exons ATGGCGGCAGTCACAGCATCGGTGATTGCTTACAAGCTCATGGAAGAACCACAACCTTTTTCCCTTGCtgatgttgctgctgctgctgttgctgcTGCTGATGCCTCTTCTCcgtctcctccttcttcttcttcttctggtaATTTTGCAGAGACTGGGAATCCATCTGATGCGGTCGTCTTCTTTGGTATCAGTATGGTACTTGGGATTGCATGCAGGCACCTCCTCCGCGGCACCAGAGTCCCTTACACTGTTGCCTTGCTCATCATTGGCATTGCCCTTGGTTCCATAG AGTATGGTACTCATCATCGGCTGGGAAAGATTGGGGATGGAATTCGTATTT GGGCAGAGATTAATCCAGAACTTCTGCTGGCCGTTTTTCTTCCTGCTCTCCTTTTCGAGAGCTCATTCTCAATGGAAGTTCACCAAATCAAG AGGTGTATTGCTCAAATGATTTTACTAGCTGGTCCTGGAGTTGTGATTTCAACCTTTTGTCTTGGAGCTGTTTTGAAG CTAACTTTTCCATATAATTGGAGTTGGAAAACATCACTATTGCTTGGGGGACTTCTGAGCGCAACTGATCCTGTTGCAGTTGTAGctttgttgaaggagctcggtGCCAGTAAAAAACTAAGCACAATAATTGAAGGCGAATCCTTGATGAATGATGG GACGGCTATTGTGGTTTATACTTTATTCTATCGGATGGTTCTTGGTAGCACCTACAATTGGGTTGATGTTATCAAATTTCTAGTGCAAGTCTCATTTGGAGC TGTAGGAATTGGTGTTGCTTTTGGGATAGCATCTGTTTTATGGCTTGGGTTTATTTTTAATGATACAGTGATAGAGATTTCCCTTACACTTGCCGTTAGCTACATTGCTTACTTCACT GCTCAAGAGGGTGCTGATCTATCTGGTGTTTTGACTGTCATGTCGTTGGGAAT GTTCTATTCTGCATTTGCAAGGACAGCTTTTAAGGGTGAAAGTCAACAAAGTTTACATATCTTTTG GGAAATGGTTGCATATATTGCTAATACATTAATTTTCATCTTGAG TGGAGTTGTTATAGCTGAAGGAGTACTTGGTGATGACAATGTCTTCCATCATG GAACATCATGGACCCACCTCTTGCTTCTCTATGTTTATGTTCAAGTGTCGAGATGCATCGTAGTTGGTGCATTATTTCCCTTGCTAAGGTATTTTGGATATGGCTTGGATTGGAAAGAAGCTAGTATTCTAATCTGGTCAGGATTGCGAGGGGCAGTTGCCTTGTCACTTTCATTATCAGTCAAG CGTTCAAGTGGCCGATCACTTGAATTGACTCCAGAGACAGGAACACTG TTTGTTTTCTTCACTGGTGGTATTGTGTTTTTAACACTTATAGTGAATGGTTCGACAACACAGTTTGTTTTACACTACCTTGACATGGACAAGTTAACAGCTGCAAAG AAACGTATCCTTGATTTCACAAAGTATGAAATGTTGAACAAAGCACTAGAAGCTTTTGGTGAACTTGGAGATGATGAGGAACTAGGGCCTGCTGATTGGGCCACAGTGAAGAGATATATCTCCTGCCTAAATAACATTGAAGGTGAACGTGTTCATCCTCACGGCACATCTGAAAGTGATACTAATCTGGATGCTATGAATTTGAAAGACATACGAGTACGCCTTCTCAATG gtgTCCAAGCTGCTtactgggagatgcttgatgaagGACGAATTTCTCAAACGACAGCTAATATTCTAATGTTATCTGTGGAGGAGGCAATAGATTTGGCTTCACATGAGCCTCTATGTGACTGGAAAGGCTTAAAAACTAATGTTCACTTTCCAAATTACTACAAGTTTCTTCAGTCTAGTATGCTTCCACCAAAATTAGTTACATACTTCACTGTGGAAAGGTTGGAATCTGCTTGTAATATTTGTGCTGCGTTTCTTCGTGCACACAGAGTTGCTCGACAACAATTACATGACTTCATAG GTGAAAGTGATGTTGCTTCTGCTGTTATCAATGAAAGCATTGCAGAAGGAGAAGAAGCACGGAAGTTCTTGGAAGATGTTCGCATAACATATCCTCAG GTCTTAGGAGTTGTGAAAACAAGGCAAGCCACATATGTAGTGCTAAATCACTTAATTGAATATGTTCAAGACCTTGAGAAGGCTGGGATTTTGGAGGAGAAAGAGATGTTGCATCTGCATGATGCTGTCCAG ACTGATTTAAAGAAATTACTCAGAAATCCTCCTTTGGTGAAGCTTCCTAAAATAACTAGTATGCATCCTATGTTGGGCGCTCTGCCTTCTCCGGTTCGTGAATCACTTATAAGTGGTACCAGGGAAATGATGAAATTGCGTGGCTTGACACTATACAAGGAAGGATCAAGATCAAATGGAATTTGGTTAATTTCTAATGGAGTGGTAAAG TGGGAAAGCAAGGTGATAAGAAACAAGCACTCTTTCAATCCAACTTTCTCACACGGGATCACGTTGGGTCTTTACGAAGTGCTGACAGGAAGGCAGTATATCTGTGATGTCCTCACAGATTCCGTGGTGTTCTGTGTCTTCATCGAAGCCGACAAGATAGTTTCATGCCTTGGATCAGACCCTTCCGTGGAAGACTTCCTGTGGCAG GAAAGTGCTATTTTCCTTTCCAAAGTATTGCTTCCCCAGATATTTGAGAAAATGTCTATGCAAGAACTAAGAGCCATGATTGCTGAAAGATCACAAATGACAATATACATAAGAGGAGAGACAATAGAAATACCTAATCATTCGGTCGCATTCTTGCTAGAAGGATATGTCAAAACTCAAGCTCGTCAAGAACTGGTAACAGCACCAGCAGTCCTGCTCTCTTCCCAAGGGAATCTAAGCTTCCACAGTTTGTCAAGTTCAG GTATCAGGGAAAGTAGTTTTTCTCATCAAGGATCGTCTTATCTAGTTGAAGCTAGAGCAAGGGTAATCATATTTGACATTGCAGCATTTGAGGCTGATTCTCCTCCTGCTAGAAGATCAAATTCGTTATTATCACATTCCATGGAACATCCCCATAGAACCTTACGTAGCAGAGAACACAGCGGTCTTATGAGCTGGCCTGAAAACTTCTACAAGCAGAAGCCCCATCGGCACAATTCCGAAGGGAACGGCCGACAAATAACTAATTTGTCTGCAAGAGCAATGCAGTTGAGCATCTACGGAAGCATG GTGGAATTACGGATCCCTGGCCGGAGCCGAAGTTCGACGAGCAATCAGACTAAACCGGCTCTTAGTTTGTCATACCCAAGCATTGTGCCACAACAGGGGCGTCCGCTTTTGTCAGTAAAATCAGAAAGTGCTGTCACTGCAAAGAAGGGCCGTGAAGTGAGTGACTTAGCACAACAAAATGCTCCAAACCAACCTCTACAAAACACTGAAAGTAGAGTGCAGCATCATGGAGATTACTCAAGTGATGATGATTCAGTTGTTGAAGAAGATCTTCTTGTCAGGATTGATTCTCCAAGCACCCTATCTTTTCCCCATTCTTGA